Sequence from the Anaerolineae bacterium genome:
CGGGAGCTGGGGATGGTCAAGCCGGGGGCGGTGCTGGTCAACACCAGCCGCGGCCCGGTGGTGGACGAACAGGCGCTGATCCGCGCCCTGCAGGACGGCCGGCTGGGGGCCGCCGGCCTTGACGTCTTTGAGGAAGAGCCACTGCCGGTGGACAGCCCCCTGCGGCAGATGGAAAATGTCGTGCTCACGCCGCACACCGCCGCCTATTCCGAGGACGCGGCGGTGGAGCTGTACCGCCAGGCCTGCCAGGAGGCGATAGACATCATCGCCGGCCGCATCCCCAAGGGCGCGGTGAATGCCCATCTCCTGGGAAAAAGCAGGTGACAGTCACCGCAGAGGTGACTGTCACCTGATGGCTACTTCCACAGCTCGAAACGGCGGGTGCGTACCGCTTCGGTAAGCTGTTGCTGGAACGTCTCGAAGGGGACGCTTCCCAGGTCCTCGCCGCTCCGCAGGCGCACGGCCACCGCGCCGGCCTCCAGCTCGCGATCTCCCACCACCAGCATATAGGGGATCTTCTGCAACTGGGCTTGGCGAATCTTGGCGCTCATGCGCTCGCTGGAATCGTCCACCTGCACGCGCAGGCCGGCCTGGCGCAGTAGCTCTGCCCGGGCATGACAGTAGGCGTTGTGGCGGTCGGCAATCGGGATAAAGATGGCCTGCACCGGGGCGAGCCACGGCGGGAAGGCGCCGGCATAGTGCTCCAGCAGTCCACCGATGAAGCGTTCCATGGAGCCCAACACCGTGCGGTGCAGGATGATGACGCGATGCTCCTTACCGTCCTCGCCGATGTAATTGACATCGAAGCGCTCGGGCAGGTTCAGGTCCAACTGCAGGGTCGGCCCCTGCCATTCCCGTCCCAGCGCGTCCCAGAGCTTGGTATCGATCTTCGGGCCGTAGAAGACGCCGCCGCCCTCGTCCACCTCGTACTCCATGCCGCGCTGTTCCAGCGCGGCGCGCAGTTTCTCCGTGGCGAACTCCCACTGTTCGTCCGTGCCGATGTATTTCTCCGGTCGAGTGGAGAGATAGGCCTTGTAGCGATAACCGAAAGTGGACATCATGAACTCGGTCAGGTCCAGGACCCCGTCGATCTCCTCCTGAAGCTGGTCCGGCCGGCAGAAGATATGGGCATCGTCCTGGGTAAAGCCGCGCACCCGCAGGAGGCCGTGCAGGACACCGGAGCGCTCGAAGCGGTAGACGGTGCCCAGTTCGGCATAACGGATGGGCAGGTCGCGATAGGAGCGCAACTGGCTCTTGAAGATCTTGATATGGCCGGGGCAGTTCATGGGCTTGACGCGATACGGCCGGCCCTCGATCTCCATGGGCGCGTACATCATGTCCGCATAGGCCTCCAGGTGGCCGCTGATTTCATAGATGCGCTCGCTGGCGATATGCGGCGTGTAGACCAGGCTGTAGCCCCGCTTCAGGTGTTCGTTGCGCCAGAAATTCTCGATCTCGTGGCGGATGATGGCGCCATTGGGATGCCAGAGCACCAGCCCTGGGCCGATGTCCAGGTCAATGGAGTAGATGTCCAGTTGTTTGCCCAGCCGGCGGTGGTCGCGCCGCTCAATCTCCTCTAACCGCTGGAGGTAGGCATCCAGCTCTTCCTTCGAGAGCCAGGCGGTGCCGTAAATGCGCTGGAGCTGGGGGTTGCGCTCGTCCCCGCGCCAGTAGGCGCCGGCGGTCTTCAGGAGCTTGAAGCCATCTATGGGGATGTCGCTGGTCTTCTCCACATGTGGCCCTTTGCACAGGTCGGTGAAATTGCGGTGGCGGTAGATGGTGATCTCCTGCGCCGGCGCCTGGATCACCTCGCCGTCCTCGTTCTCGCGGCCGGAGACCAACCCCTCGATCAGCTCCAGCTTATACGGCTGGTCCTTGAAAATCTCCCGCGCCTCCTCCGGCGTGACGACCTTGCGCTCAAAGGGATAGCCTCCCTTGATGATCTCGCGCATGCGCTGTTCGATGATCTCCAGGTCCTCAGGTGTAAGCGGACGCGGCAGGTCGAAATCGTAGTAGAAGCCGTCGGCGATGGCCGGCCCGATGCCGATCTTGGCGCCCGGGAAGAGCTCGAGCACGGCATCGGCCATGACGTGGGCGGCGGAGTGTCGGATGCGGTGCAGTCTCTCGTCCTGATGGTCGTTCATATGATCACCCCCTGTATGCGATGGACGTTCTGCATAAATGTAACGGGCCCTCCACCCCATTGGGGCGAGAGGGCCCGCGGTTCCACCCAAT
This genomic interval carries:
- a CDS encoding threonine--tRNA ligase, with the translated sequence MNDHQDERLHRIRHSAAHVMADAVLELFPGAKIGIGPAIADGFYYDFDLPRPLTPEDLEIIEQRMREIIKGGYPFERKVVTPEEAREIFKDQPYKLELIEGLVSGRENEDGEVIQAPAQEITIYRHRNFTDLCKGPHVEKTSDIPIDGFKLLKTAGAYWRGDERNPQLQRIYGTAWLSKEELDAYLQRLEEIERRDHRRLGKQLDIYSIDLDIGPGLVLWHPNGAIIRHEIENFWRNEHLKRGYSLVYTPHIASERIYEISGHLEAYADMMYAPMEIEGRPYRVKPMNCPGHIKIFKSQLRSYRDLPIRYAELGTVYRFERSGVLHGLLRVRGFTQDDAHIFCRPDQLQEEIDGVLDLTEFMMSTFGYRYKAYLSTRPEKYIGTDEQWEFATEKLRAALEQRGMEYEVDEGGGVFYGPKIDTKLWDALGREWQGPTLQLDLNLPERFDVNYIGEDGKEHRVIILHRTVLGSMERFIGGLLEHYAGAFPPWLAPVQAIFIPIADRHNAYCHARAELLRQAGLRVQVDDSSERMSAKIRQAQLQKIPYMLVVGDRELEAGAVAVRLRSGEDLGSVPFETFQQQLTEAVRTRRFELWK